From a single Lolium rigidum isolate FL_2022 chromosome 7, APGP_CSIRO_Lrig_0.1, whole genome shotgun sequence genomic region:
- the LOC124677879 gene encoding uncharacterized protein LOC124677879 isoform X2, which produces MSPPPEERRKPTPAESGEWTLRFLQALGVDATLPASAERPDAYSALVRALLSSATVCSSPTPRVSCTLFVSSSATNAYNTLHGGAVAAVAEAVGMACARAAAGDKEMFLGELSTAYLSAARLDVRSASHSSSILTNRD; this is translated from the exons atgtcgccgccgccggaggagcggCGCAAGCCTACGCCAGCGGAGTCCGGCGAGTGGACGCTGCGGTTCCTCCAAGCCCTAGGAGTAGACGCGACCCTCCCGGCCTCGGCGGAGCGCCCCGACGCCTACTCCGCCCTCGTCCGCGCGCTACTGTCCTCCGCCACCGTCTGCTCCTCCCCCACGCCGCGCGTTTCGTgcaccctcttcgtctcctcctccGCGACG AACGCCTACAACACGCTCCACGGCGGCGCGGTCGCGGCCGTCGCGGAGGCCGTCGGGATGGCGTGCGCGCGCGCCGCGGCGGGGGATAAGGAGATGTTCCTCGGCGAGCTCAGCACCGCCTACCTCTCAGCCGCCCGCCTTGATGTGAGATCTGCTTCTCATTCCTCGTCCATTTTAACAAACCGTG ACTGA
- the LOC124677879 gene encoding acyl-coenzyme A thioesterase 13 isoform X1 gives MSPPPEERRKPTPAESGEWTLRFLQALGVDATLPASAERPDAYSALVRALLSSATVCSSPTPRVSCTLFVSSSATNAYNTLHGGAVAAVAEAVGMACARAAAGDKEMFLGELSTAYLSAARLDTEVEVEGQILRKGRSVVVTTVEFRLKDSKKLCYTSRATFYIMPVASL, from the exons atgtcgccgccgccggaggagcggCGCAAGCCTACGCCAGCGGAGTCCGGCGAGTGGACGCTGCGGTTCCTCCAAGCCCTAGGAGTAGACGCGACCCTCCCGGCCTCGGCGGAGCGCCCCGACGCCTACTCCGCCCTCGTCCGCGCGCTACTGTCCTCCGCCACCGTCTGCTCCTCCCCCACGCCGCGCGTTTCGTgcaccctcttcgtctcctcctccGCGACG AACGCCTACAACACGCTCCACGGCGGCGCGGTCGCGGCCGTCGCGGAGGCCGTCGGGATGGCGTGCGCGCGCGCCGCGGCGGGGGATAAGGAGATGTTCCTCGGCGAGCTCAGCACCGCCTACCTCTCAGCCGCCCGCCTTGAT ACTGAGGTAGAAGTGGAAGGGCAGATACTCAGGAAGGGCAGATCTGTCGTGGTTACTACAGTTGAGTTCCGGCTCAAGGACAGCAAGAAGCTCTGCTACACATCTAGAGCCACCTTCTACATCATGCCTGTGGCAAGCCTGTAA